The stretch of DNA ATGTGTGTTTGCTTCTGGGTAACTTgtgataataaaaattaatgttatCTTGTATTTTGGATTTTGTAGATTTGTGCAATTTGGTCCAGAGGTGAAGTGCCGCTGCGGAGCACAGAAATGTCAAGGATTTCTAggttcaaaaaagaaaattagcaAAGTAGTAAAACTCTGTTGTTGGGGTGCAAAACGTAAGAGAACTTTATGCACTAAACCTGCTGATTTAGCAAAATATTGTATGTAATGTAGTAGTTATCACAGTTATATTATATGTAGGCTAAAGTGAAAAGCAATAATCTTTATTTATAGAATAACAATACCTCACATTCTTTGTACTGGAAAATAGGTGAGAATTTCTTCATTAAAGATTGTGACAACATTGTCTGTCACACAGAATTTTATCATTGTCATACATGACACCAAAACTTGTAAATTGATATTGCTGAATTAAGGCATATATTACAGTATTGAATAAATGACAAATATCagattttttctttcattctttATAAGTTTTTATCAAAAGTCCTTACTAAGTGAATAAGGcaatatatgtatgtatgtatgtatgttgtGTTGTTGGTTTCGACTATACCTCTTTGAATTGTGAGCCCTTAAATTATGTGCCTATAAAATGTTGTTTATGAATTGTGTAAATGTAATCGTTGTCTGTTATCTGTGATAAATTTTGCTAAGTTCTTTTAAAGGTGGTGTTATTAAGCCCTTAATTCTATGTTGGCAAAAGTCCTCATACTGAGTAGTGACTCAAGTTCAATAGGGGATGGAATGAAGTTGAAAGTGACTGCCCTTTTGTCCTTCATCAAAAGCTACTTGGATGGATGGTCATAAATCATCTGATGAAGATGATGTAGAAAAGGTTTAAGCAGATTTTCATCATAATCAATAGCGTCTACACATACTTTCACTAGGATTCTAGCTAACATCCCAGAATTGCTCTCTACTCACAAATTTGGATGTATGAATTAGTATGCTTGAACCATCTAACTTGAACAGGTCGGTCTAACATGAATGATCCATTTTGCAATTCCTATTTTAAAGATATGTATTgagaaaatcaaaatttaaatttttaaaatgattgacTATATGGGTGCGTttaatctgctaaaaaatagagTACTGAATTAGACAACTTTTGTTATACCccatttgatttgaaactggttataAGACTGGACAAATTAGCTAGCAAGGGAcaagacaaaaacaagaatttttgtccCTCGTTGAatcacatgacaactttttttGTCCACAgtgtacaactataaaaaaaatacaaaaatacccattttattttcgaatataaaaatattatcgcacTATCTCTTTGTTCTATCCTATACTGTTTTTTTCAGTCCTTGTTGTTTTACATCGGTTAACATTTGTGATGAAAATAAATCGAAATTGAGTtctatcaactattagcaataaACCGAAATTGAGTTCATAAAACATTAGGTtgtcaaaacatatcatttcacgcGATCCAGAACTATACTGTTGGTATTACAAataagttattatatatatgtaatttttgtatatgcatattgtatcaagcaaacaataaaataaatgaaaatttcctatgtttattttgtaacaagtttaaaatattgtcatattttttatatcgtgataaaccgcacaaaccgaaccaacTTTAACCacattgatttgatttgattgagatgacttttaaaaaatcaaCCGAACTGCATACATTTTTATCTCACAGTTATGAAaatttttatgctcaaaacGAAACAAACCGCACCACGAGCccctaataaaaataaagaatatgtTATGATTTAATAAGAtaaatttacttaaaaaaaaaaaggataaaaatgtTGGAATAGAGACGGTTTTGTGAAGATCGATAACAGTACTTATTGTTTTACTATAATTACGGTGCATTTTTGTCTCAAGTCTGAACGCGTCTCTTTGATTTGTTTTCACTTCACTCCTTCAATCACTCAAACTTCTCACATTGAAATACCTGAAAACTTCTCATTACTATAATTACGGTGCATTAGTTAACATTTTTGTCTCAAGTCTGAACGCGTCTCTTCATTTCTTTTCACTTCACTCCCTCAATCACTCAAACTTCTCACACTGAAACCCTAATCTCAAAGCTCTCAACAATGGCTTCCAAGAATCACTATGTCCAACTACCTTCTGAATCCCAAAAACCAGTTGCTGATTCCGAACCAAATCCCCAACTACAGGCCCGATCCTCAGCTCAAGCCCAGACCAGTCTTACATCCGGAAAAAAGCGTGATGTTGAAGACAAAAATGCAAACGGAAATACCTCAAAAcgtttgaaaaagaaaaaagaaactgTTTTTGCCGCTGCTAGTGGTGGTTCTGGTGAAGAGAAGAATGATTGCACGGAGGAGAAAaaatcaaagaagaagagtggtggAAGAGTCTTCAGCGAAAAAGACGATCTTCTTATTTTGCGTGGTCTTGCTGATTTCATTTCCAAAACTCGAAAGCATCCTTTGAAGCATGCAGCTGAATTTCACTATTTCATGCGGGAGGAGAAATCATTTCGTTCAGATTTGAGGAACAGTCAAATTAAGCGGAAAATTCGAACTTTAAAAGACAAGTTTGAAAAAAGACGGGTTTTCACTGTACCGCATGATAAAAAAGCTTTTAAACTCTTCAATAAGATTATTTGGACAAATAATGATGAGAATGGAGCTGCAGAAGAAAATCAAAACGAGGTGGAAAGTAGCGTGGgttatattttgaatgaaatttttAGGTGTGATGTTGATATGGCTTTGGATTGGAATGATGCTAAAAAGGGATTGAAATCGACAGAGGAATCATCGAGGGCGGAAATGGAAGAAAAGTGGAGGAAGCTTCATATTGAGGAGATGAACCTCGTTGTGACTCAGACGCAGTACGCTAAGGATCGGGTCAGGTTGGGCTTGTAGGATCATTTATCTTTCTTAGGTATAGTTTTTTGGTTCATCTGTATTTTGGATCATTTTGAGGCTATCTCATGGTTAATTAGTTACTGATTTTGGGCCTATCTTATGGTCATTTTTGGGTTAACAACTGTCATATGTTTTGTTATTGACTATATATGGAATTATGTTATGGTTTAGAAATTTCGCACATTGTTTTGGTGATCATAATATTGTTTGTTCTAGTCATGTTTTGTTGGATAAATGGTTAGGGATTAGCTTAACTTGCTCCCTGAAATGGATTTCAAACCATGCACTTTGTTGTTTAACTTATGTTGCTTGTGTTATTTGAACTATTTTGATTATCTTTATGCGTCGATTTTGTACAAGGTAGCCTTGTTAATTATCCCAGCAgccttgtttcaatatgataaaTATGACAGCAGCCTTGTTTCAATATCCCAATCATTTTGTACTACAGTATTAGATTTTGTGAAGTGTTTTAAAGATGGTTTGTGATGATTGCATTGTTAATTAATGATAATGTATGGTTAATGATGATGGTTTAGCAATCTACTAGATTGAAATTTAATCAAAGTTATCATTAACAAAGAATTTCAGATTCTATAATGTAAAAGTGCATATAGTATATATTCTACATATATGAACTCAtttatttttgtgatttttttctttttcacttctTGTCTAATGGCTATTTATTGAATATTAGATCTGCAACCATGCACATTTGGGCATTATTGATGGTTCATGGAAGTATGGTAGGAAAGAATATGGGGATGATCAGAAGCATATTTTATATCAAACGAGGAGGATAAAGTAAGCCACACATTGTATTGGGGATGATATAGTAATTTACATTTTTGCATTTTGGTTACAATGACACTGGAAACCGATGTAAAGGGATGTAGCGCACGCAGCTTGGTAGCgcgtttgttttgttttatgatgatttggaattgaattatGTTGATGTTCAAATATGATATATAAACTTACCTATAAGTTTATGCAAGTATTTTTGAACCAAAAGAAAAGTTTATGCAAATATATGATCGCATGTTTGACTTACCATTGGAGACATATTTCAAAGGGAACTTTCCCCGGTCCTCTTCATGTATAAGTCAAACACTTTGATTCCTTAACCGTCATTCGGAGGAATAACGGTTAACATCTGCTATTAGAACTTCTTTCAGTATTTTTAGTTATTCTTGTGTTTGTTGTAAAGCATTTCCCTAATTATAAACAATACGCTTTCAGAAGGTCGGCAACATAAGCAACAGCTGCTCCCTGTAGAATATTTGATCAAATGATAGAGTTATAAACAACTTTTAGTTAGTTACATAGAATATGCAGATTCATCGTTTGATCCTAAATAAATGAACCAAATGTTCCAACTTCCAAGCTCTAGAAAACAACATAAATAATGCATACCTCCATATCTTTAACAGTTGGATACAAGTTTCTATTTATAGATGATGTAGAAACACCATAACTACTCTACTCCTACATACACAGTAACCTAACCACTTATTAGTTACTTACAATTGCTAATTAAGTAGTAAGTAATTACACTTATATTAAGCTAATGTGAATGTAAATGAGAACTTTAACACCCTCTCTTTAACACCAAGAATACATgcataacaatataatatactaatataacaatataatatactaacaatttgcttataaaaaaaacgtactacccaaaaaaGACATAGCTTGTAACATgatactctaacattcaatacttaagagaaaaTACGAATTACGAATTGCATCAATCTTCTTTCTTATGTTTTTATTatcaaagaacattaattgtCCGATACTTTTTCGATACGCGTATCGGACAAGTAtcgattatatttttttttaaaaagataatattaatttccgatacttctccgatacgtgtATCAGAAAGTATCAGACGAGTATTGATATCGAGTACGTATCTGACACGATACTTCGCTATTTTTGGAGTATCGAGGCTTTACAGAATGAGAATGGAACCAATACATCAAATAATCACATGaacctttattttttaattacaattacAACATCACATCAAGCATAATTATCCCCAACTTTGCTAAAGATAAAGAGCTAACGATAAAGAGACAACCTGCACAATCAACACTAATATAATAtctaaattttaattaacttaataGATCAAAAACATTTATAGAATTAGAGGTAGTAATTAGACacaattgtaacaaaaaaaaaagtaattagacacaattgtaaaaaaaaaaaaaaaaaaccggcAATTAAGGTTTTGCACACATTTGATTTGTGTGTTTATATCCACAAAACATGAAAATGAATGACATCAAAATTACTACGATGAAGTCGTGTCATGCTAGCTCCATTTGTTTCACCTATGTACACGGTCAACCTTTTCTATTCATCATGAAAATTTCTTACAATAATTAATAgcacaattttatttaaaaaataataaatataatttatctcaactttttttaattctctTGTAATTTTCAGTTTACAATTACCTATCTTCACAAAAATCATGTTATGTATTGATTGAACAACTTTGgttcatttcattcattcatgcaTAATAGTTCATCTCATTTGAAAACTTGTTAATTTCatcaataacaaaataaaaacttgttatataaattacaatgaTTTAGAGAAACACTTGAGGTGAGATGAAGAAGGCTTTTGGATTAGTAAAATCACACGGTGATTATAAGGTACCTAATTAAATTGTTAAATTAATtcctatttaattaatttatttgttcaatgttacttttttttttttgggtacattttGTTCAATGTTACTTACTTCAATGATTTGGTGATAAATGGCAGGGGTTAGATACTGCAATTGTTAAGGCAACAAACTTTCACCATGCATTGCCAAAGGAAAAGCACATTCGACGTATGTCATACTACTcgttttcttttattattttaaagtcACATTGATATTCATCGTCTTCGAGGTATTTGAACTTCATTATCTTCGATCCAAGAGCGTTTAAATGAGATATCGCAGGTGTCTTCTAGTAGCTTACCCAAAGTTCTAGGTTTGATCCCTGATTTGGTCATGCAACAtcgttaaaactcttaggaagAGTTTGCCGCCCATTTGGGCCCACAAAGTTCGATGAATTAGTTTTTACAGTTGCATGTAGAGATACCAGATTTacgcaaaacaaaaaaaattatatggtcAAATTCTTACCACTAACCTATCACCTCATGAAAAATGTATTATGTATTGATAAATCGATAGATAAATATTGTTACCATCATTTCCATATGTGTGACTTTAGAAGTACTCCGTAGTTATGAATAAAAGCCAAATAACTTTTATGATCCGATgcattgacggtgtaaaatatcTTTATGACTGTGTATGTCTGTTGAAGAGTTTAAGGTTGTATGTTTGTGTGGTGCAGATATTTTCAGCTCACTTTCTCCATCAAAACCTCGCAGTGAGGTTGCTTATTGTATTCATAGTCTTGCAAGGCGTCTCAACCAAACTAACAATTGGGCTGTATGTTCCTCATCATCATTACTGATTATTATTAGGCCAAATTCATTTAGATCTACttttaagttttacgtttgtaACAGATAGattctttaagttttttaggtaacaaataaGTTTAAATTTCTAATTTAGTTCACCGTTATCCTTCAAGTTATTCTCCGTTACAAATATGCTAAAGTAATTTAGTGAGGTGGTAGTGAACACTGCATTTTGGCTTCCAAATAACAAGAAGCAGCGTTCAGGGCCACCTCACTAAGTTAACGGTTATGTCAGCGCTTTTGTAAAAGTTATGTAAGCTTTTAAATGGATAGTGTaataaattagaaatttaaCGGACTTATTTGTTACCTTTGtctcttcttctctttctcGGTGCCGGGTCTCGAACTGAGTACCTTTAGGTTGAAGAACAAATCCTCAACCAAGTGACCCCTCAGGAAACATGCGACTTATTGTTAccttaaaaacttaaaagaattacctaaaaaatttaaaggaccTCTCTATTACAAACGCAAAACTTAAAGATGCCTAAATATGCATTTGACCTTATTATTATCAGATAGTTGCTCTTTGTTCCCCAAAACTTATCAGAATCCCTCTCATGCCCCGCTATCTACCGAGAGATATTTTCTAGTAGTGTAAATCTTACCGGGAGATATCTCCTAATAGTGTGCGTTTTTTCTAGTGTGAGCAGTTCAGGGGACGAAGACCAAACACCTTATTATATAGTAATGTCTCTCTTACTTTGAAGGTTTTCTGGTTCATATTAATTGGTTTCTCAGGTTGTGTTGAAAACCCTTATAATTTTACATCGTGCAATGAGGGAACTTGACACTTCAGTTTGGGAAGAGCTTATTAATTATAGTACAAGAAGAGGCTATTTGATTGATCTATCACACTTTCATGATACCTCAATTCCAAATggtataattaattaatttgttcaaTAGTTCTATTGTTTCATTAATGTTGCTTCAACCCAATAAATGACTTTTTATTGACATGGAGCAATTGGGGTTCAGCCTTGGATTACTCTTGTTGGATACGTAATTACGGTCTTTACCTCGGAGAGCGCCTACGATGTTTTGTCATAGTCCACCATGATGTCGCGGCTTATACCTCAGTAAGTTTATATTCTATTCATTTCTTTTTGCATGAATCGCCATTTTGATCCTTGAGTTGTAAGCAACAGACAATTTAACCTAATGTATTTACAAATAGCAATTTAGTCTCGTAAGTTAAAGAACTTTAGTCGATTTAATCTTATATAGTTCCTTTTACAATGTTTTGCTTGAATATTTCTATATATACAGAAATATTCCCAAAGGCTTGACACTAAGGAATTGCTCGAGCAATTGCCAGCCCTACAAAATCTTCTCTTTCGGCTACTTGATTCTAAGGTTACATTCATGATCAATGACTTGT from Trifolium pratense cultivar HEN17-A07 linkage group LG5, ARS_RC_1.1, whole genome shotgun sequence encodes:
- the LOC123885637 gene encoding probable transcription factor At1g11510 codes for the protein MASKNHYVQLPSESQKPVADSEPNPQLQARSSAQAQTSLTSGKKRDVEDKNANGNTSKRLKKKKETVFAAASGGSGEEKNDCTEEKKSKKKSGGRVFSEKDDLLILRGLADFISKTRKHPLKHAAEFHYFMREEKSFRSDLRNSQIKRKIRTLKDKFEKRRVFTVPHDKKAFKLFNKIIWTNNDENGAAEENQNEVESSVGYILNEIFRCDVDMALDWNDAKKGLKSTEESSRAEMEEKWRKLHIEEMNLVVTQTQYAKDRVRLGL